In one Salipiger abyssi genomic region, the following are encoded:
- the prfA gene encoding peptide chain release factor 1, protein MIPADRLQQIRERFEYLEARMAEGSGDIAALGREYAELKPVVEQIADWDRLQTDLAEAEAMLTDPEMKALAEEELPLLRARLPEAEQALQLSLLPKDAADARPAILEIRPGTGGEEAALFAGDLARMYQRYAEARGWRWEVIEEQPTELGGLRELVVRIEGDNVFARLKFESGVHRVQRVPETESGGRIHTSAATVAVLPEAEAVDIDIAPGDIRIDTMRSSGAGGQHVNTTDSAVRITHLPTGIVVTSSEKSQHRNREIAMNVLRARLFDMERQKAAQDRASDRRSQVGSGDRSERIRTYNFPQGRMTDHRIGLTLYRLDQILGGDIDEIVDALTADAQAAQLAEMGA, encoded by the coding sequence ATGATCCCCGCAGACCGTCTTCAGCAGATCCGAGAGCGTTTCGAATATCTTGAGGCCCGCATGGCCGAGGGATCGGGCGATATTGCCGCTCTGGGCCGCGAATATGCCGAGCTGAAACCGGTGGTCGAGCAGATCGCGGATTGGGACCGGCTCCAGACCGATCTCGCCGAGGCCGAGGCGATGCTGACCGATCCCGAGATGAAGGCGCTGGCCGAGGAGGAACTGCCCCTGCTGCGCGCGCGGCTGCCCGAGGCGGAGCAGGCGCTTCAGCTCTCGCTGCTGCCCAAGGATGCCGCCGATGCGCGCCCGGCAATCCTCGAGATCCGCCCCGGCACGGGCGGCGAGGAGGCGGCGCTCTTCGCCGGCGATCTCGCCCGCATGTATCAGCGCTATGCCGAGGCGCGCGGCTGGCGCTGGGAGGTGATTGAGGAGCAGCCGACCGAGCTTGGCGGGCTGCGCGAGCTGGTGGTGCGGATCGAGGGCGACAATGTCTTTGCCCGGCTGAAATTCGAATCCGGCGTGCACCGCGTGCAGCGCGTGCCCGAGACCGAGAGCGGCGGCCGCATCCACACCTCCGCCGCCACCGTCGCCGTATTGCCCGAGGCCGAGGCGGTAGATATCGACATCGCCCCTGGCGATATCCGCATCGACACGATGCGCAGCTCCGGTGCCGGCGGTCAGCACGTCAACACCACCGACTCGGCGGTGCGGATCACCCACCTGCCCACCGGTATCGTGGTGACCAGCTCGGAAAAATCCCAGCACCGCAACCGCGAGATCGCGATGAACGTGCTGCGCGCCCGGCTCTTCGACATGGAGCGCCAGAAGGCCGCGCAGGACCGCGCCTCGGACCGCCGCAGCCAGGTCGGCAGCGGCGACCGCTCCGAGCGCATCCGCACCTATAACTTCCCCCAGGGCCGCATGACCGATCACCGCATCGGGCTGACGCTCTACCGGCTCGACCAGATCCTCGGCGGCGATATCGACGAGATCGTCGATGCGCTCACCGCCGATGCGCAGGCGGCGCAGCTCGCGGAGATGGGCGCGTGA
- a CDS encoding peptidylprolyl isomerase, with protein sequence MQLTPARLFRSLVLATGLALAVTPATAPAQGLFAPAITVDEMVITQYEIDQRAQMLTLLNAPGNPAELAREQLIDDRLRLLAAREAGIEPSEQEILDGMEEFAGRAELSREEFITELARGGVAEETFRDFIRAGTAWRTLVQGRFAQRAQVSPDEIDRALAGAGGGSDVRVLLSELIMPMTPQNAEEVRARAARISQLTSLAEFSAEARRYSATATRGAGGRLPWRELTDLPPQLRPLLLGLAPGEVTDPLPIPGAIALFQLRDIEETGYTPAEIAAVEYAAYYMPGGRSPETLAKARVLAERVDRCDDLYGVAKGQPENVLDRGTLPPAEIPTDIAYELSKLDPGEVSTALTRSDGQTLVFLMLCGRTAAVSEEADRAEVEMGLRNRRVGALADAYLAQLRANARIVEK encoded by the coding sequence ATGCAACTGACCCCTGCCCGCCTTTTCCGCTCGCTCGTTCTCGCCACGGGGCTCGCGCTGGCCGTGACCCCCGCAACGGCCCCGGCGCAGGGGCTGTTCGCACCGGCGATCACCGTCGATGAAATGGTGATCACGCAATACGAGATCGACCAGCGCGCGCAAATGCTGACGCTGCTCAACGCGCCGGGCAATCCGGCGGAGCTCGCCCGCGAGCAGCTCATCGACGACCGGCTGCGGCTGCTGGCCGCCCGCGAGGCCGGGATCGAGCCCAGCGAGCAGGAGATTCTCGACGGCATGGAGGAATTCGCCGGCCGCGCAGAGCTCAGCCGCGAGGAGTTCATCACCGAGCTGGCGCGCGGCGGCGTCGCCGAAGAGACGTTCCGCGATTTCATCCGCGCCGGCACCGCCTGGCGGACGCTGGTGCAAGGCAGGTTCGCGCAACGCGCGCAGGTCTCGCCCGACGAGATCGACCGCGCGCTCGCGGGCGCCGGCGGGGGCTCCGACGTGCGGGTGCTGCTCTCCGAGCTGATCATGCCGATGACGCCGCAGAACGCCGAGGAGGTGCGCGCCCGCGCCGCGCGGATCTCTCAGCTCACCTCGCTGGCCGAGTTCTCCGCCGAGGCGCGACGCTATTCCGCCACCGCGACGCGCGGCGCCGGCGGGCGCCTGCCGTGGCGCGAACTGACCGACCTGCCGCCACAACTGCGTCCGCTGCTGCTCGGGCTGGCGCCCGGCGAAGTGACCGACCCGCTGCCGATCCCCGGCGCCATCGCCCTGTTCCAGCTGCGCGATATCGAAGAGACCGGCTATACCCCGGCCGAGATCGCGGCGGTGGAATACGCCGCCTATTACATGCCGGGCGGGCGCAGCCCCGAGACGCTGGCCAAGGCGCGGGTGCTGGCGGAGCGGGTGGACCGCTGCGACGATCTTTACGGCGTCGCCAAGGGCCAGCCGGAAAACGTGCTGGACCGCGGCACGCTGCCGCCCGCCGAGATCCCCACCGACATCGCCTATGAGCTTTCCAAGCTCGATCCCGGCGAGGTCTCGACCGCGCTGACGCGCTCGGACGGGCAGACGCTGGTCTTCCTGATGCTCTGCGGCCGCACCGCCGCCGTCTCCGAGGAGGCCGACCGCGCGGAGGTCGAGATGGGGCTGCGCAATCGCCGCGTCGGCGCTCTGGCCGATGCCTATCTCGCGCAGCTGCGCGCCAACGCTCGCATCGTCGAGAAATGA
- a CDS encoding DUF4167 domain-containing protein encodes MRSSKSRSRSKNNRNRNSLGNVVNRVFDSSGPEGKVRGTPQQIIDKYNQLARDASLGNDRVAAENFQQHAEHYMRMLSEAQREVDARREQQERENRERQSQRDRERAERDAQKSSDREEGDAQPQSQPTPQDTPRAQEGGAPQSDVIDMGGSEDAGLVETPENRETPPPAAEEKPKRPRRPRKKAEPAAEEGATAEEKPARSRAPRKKADKTDKTDKGEAPAPDAAE; translated from the coding sequence ATGCGATCCTCGAAATCCCGTTCGCGGTCGAAGAACAACCGCAACCGCAACTCGCTGGGCAATGTCGTCAACCGGGTGTTCGACAGCTCTGGCCCCGAGGGCAAGGTGCGCGGCACGCCGCAGCAGATCATCGACAAGTACAACCAGCTGGCGCGCGACGCCTCGCTGGGCAATGACCGTGTCGCCGCCGAGAACTTCCAGCAGCATGCCGAGCATTACATGCGCATGCTGTCCGAGGCGCAGCGCGAGGTCGATGCCCGGCGCGAGCAGCAGGAGCGCGAGAACCGCGAGCGCCAGTCGCAGCGTGACCGGGAACGTGCCGAGCGCGATGCGCAGAAATCCTCCGATCGCGAGGAGGGCGACGCGCAGCCGCAATCGCAGCCGACGCCGCAGGACACGCCGCGCGCTCAAGAGGGCGGCGCGCCGCAGTCCGACGTGATCGACATGGGCGGCTCCGAAGATGCCGGTCTGGTGGAGACGCCGGAAAATCGTGAAACCCCGCCGCCCGCTGCGGAGGAAAAGCCCAAGCGCCCGCGCCGTCCGCGCAAGAAGGCCGAGCCGGCCGCCGAAGAGGGCGCAACTGCGGAGGAAAAGCCCGCCCGCAGCCGCGCGCCCCGCAAGAAAGCCGATAAGACCGACAAAACCGATAAGGGCGAGGCTCCGGCACCAGACGCCGCTGAGTAA
- the prmC gene encoding peptide chain release factor N(5)-glutamine methyltransferase → MTGTALLAEAVRQLAEAGIPDPARDARRLLAHVLGIAPGRLTLVLPDPVSQDHAAAFAALIARRAARAPVSHLTGQRAFYGRSFRVTPDVLDPRPETEILIAAALEQHFTHLLDLGTGSGCILLTLLAERSESRGIGTDLSDAALAVATRNRDALHLTSRATLRQGDWYAALGQVPERFDLIVSNPPYIALAEMPGLEDEVRLHEPRLALTDEGDGLGAYRAIAAGAARHLVPGGRILVEIGPDQASAVGALMRQAGLGDVAVIQDFDGRDRVVSARLQTL, encoded by the coding sequence ATGACGGGCACGGCGCTTCTGGCCGAGGCGGTGCGACAGCTCGCAGAGGCGGGCATCCCCGATCCCGCCCGCGATGCGCGCCGGCTGCTGGCGCATGTGCTCGGCATCGCGCCCGGACGACTGACGCTGGTTCTGCCCGATCCGGTCTCTCAGGACCATGCCGCCGCCTTCGCCGCCCTGATCGCCCGCCGCGCCGCCCGGGCGCCGGTCTCGCATCTGACGGGCCAGCGCGCCTTTTACGGTCGCAGCTTTCGGGTCACCCCCGATGTGCTCGACCCGCGCCCGGAGACCGAGATCCTCATCGCTGCGGCGCTGGAGCAGCATTTCACACATCTGCTCGACCTCGGCACCGGCTCCGGCTGCATCCTGCTCACGCTGCTGGCGGAGCGCTCCGAGAGCCGGGGAATCGGCACCGATCTCTCGGACGCCGCGCTCGCCGTCGCCACCCGCAACCGCGACGCTCTGCACCTCACCTCACGCGCCACACTGAGGCAGGGCGACTGGTATGCCGCGCTTGGGCAGGTGCCGGAGCGCTTCGACCTGATCGTCTCGAACCCGCCCTATATCGCGCTGGCCGAAATGCCGGGGCTGGAAGACGAGGTGCGCCTACACGAGCCGCGCCTGGCGCTGACCGACGAGGGCGACGGGCTTGGCGCCTATCGTGCCATCGCCGCCGGCGCGGCGCGGCATCTTGTCCCGGGCGGGCGGATTCTCGTCGAGATCGGCCCCGATCAGGCCTCGGCGGTCGGCGCCCTGATGAGGCAGGCCGGGCTGGGCGATGTCGCGGTGATCCAGGATTTCGACGGGCGCGACCGGGTGGTTTCGGCCCGTCTGCAAACGCTTTGA
- a CDS encoding M20 aminoacylase family protein, translated as MPVINSIAAEADTLTEWRRHLHRHPELLFDCVKTAAFVSEKLRSFGISEIHERVAQTGVVAVIEGRAPGRTIALRADMDALPMEDLSGTDHASTVPGMAHTCGHDGHTTMLLGAAKYLAETRNFAGRVVLLFQPAEEGGGGGKVMVEEGVMDRFGVEEVYGIHNSPGEPEGHILTAPGPLMASADEFRIEIAGQGGHGAEPHMSTDPVPAAAAMVGALQTIVSRNVSAIDRLVVSVTEIHAGTAHNIIPGTAWLGGTVRSFSPETRDLAERRLREIAEAQSAVYGCTAQVIYDRGYPPTVNHAAQAAFAAEVARAVVGDDKVRDDIDPIMPAEDFSYMLEARPGAYLFLGQGDTPNCHHPKYDFNDAIAPVGASFFARLVETALPLKS; from the coding sequence ATGCCCGTGATCAACTCCATCGCCGCCGAGGCAGACACGCTGACGGAATGGCGCCGCCATCTGCACCGACATCCCGAGCTGCTGTTCGACTGTGTGAAGACCGCCGCCTTTGTCTCTGAAAAGCTGAGATCTTTCGGTATTTCGGAAATACACGAAAGGGTCGCGCAGACCGGCGTCGTCGCGGTGATCGAGGGCCGCGCGCCGGGTCGCACCATCGCGCTGCGCGCCGATATGGACGCGCTGCCGATGGAGGATCTCTCGGGCACGGATCACGCCTCCACCGTGCCGGGCATGGCCCATACCTGCGGGCATGACGGCCATACGACGATGCTTTTGGGGGCTGCGAAATACCTCGCCGAGACGCGCAATTTCGCGGGCCGCGTGGTGCTGCTGTTCCAGCCGGCCGAAGAGGGCGGCGGCGGTGGCAAGGTCATGGTCGAGGAAGGCGTGATGGACCGGTTCGGCGTCGAGGAGGTCTATGGCATCCACAATTCCCCGGGCGAGCCCGAGGGCCATATTCTGACCGCCCCCGGCCCGCTGATGGCCTCGGCGGACGAGTTTCGCATCGAGATCGCCGGGCAGGGCGGCCATGGCGCCGAGCCGCATATGAGCACCGATCCCGTGCCCGCCGCCGCCGCCATGGTCGGCGCTTTGCAGACCATCGTCAGCCGCAATGTCAGCGCCATCGACCGGCTGGTGGTTTCGGTCACCGAGATCCATGCCGGCACCGCGCATAATATCATCCCCGGCACCGCCTGGCTGGGCGGTACGGTGCGCAGTTTCAGCCCCGAGACCCGCGATCTGGCCGAGCGCCGGCTGCGCGAGATCGCCGAGGCGCAGTCCGCCGTCTATGGCTGCACGGCGCAGGTGATCTATGATCGCGGCTATCCACCCACGGTCAATCACGCGGCACAGGCGGCCTTTGCCGCAGAGGTGGCGCGCGCGGTGGTGGGCGACGACAAGGTGCGCGACGATATCGACCCGATCATGCCGGCGGAGGATTTCTCCTACATGCTGGAGGCACGCCCCGGCGCCTATCTCTTCCTCGGGCAGGGCGACACGCCCAATTGCCACCACCCGAAATACGATTTCAACGACGCCATCGCGCCGGTCGGCGCGTCGTTCTTCGCGCGGCTGGTGGAAACCGCGCTGCCCCTGAAAAGCTGA
- a CDS encoding DUF1499 domain-containing protein — translation MLFWIILLAVIGGLAWIRLAPSDPAVWHVDPKVSADQDLASGVRRRISGGEAVFAALHRIILETPRTEVLAGTPDEGRVTYITRSQWMGFPDYTTVQLGEGHLELYARQRFGQSDLGVNRTRVEGWLDRLGAAE, via the coding sequence ATTCTGTTCTGGATCATTCTGCTCGCCGTGATCGGCGGGCTCGCCTGGATCCGTCTTGCCCCGTCCGATCCCGCCGTCTGGCATGTGGATCCCAAGGTGAGCGCGGATCAGGATCTGGCCAGCGGCGTGCGGCGGCGAATCTCCGGCGGCGAGGCGGTCTTTGCCGCGCTGCATCGCATCATCCTGGAAACGCCGCGCACCGAGGTGCTGGCCGGCACGCCGGATGAGGGGCGGGTGACCTATATCACCCGCTCGCAATGGATGGGCTTTCCCGATTACACCACGGTGCAGCTGGGCGAGGGGCATCTGGAGCTTTACGCACGCCAGCGCTTCGGTCAGTCGGATCTCGGCGTGAACCGGACCCGGGTCGAGGGCTGGCTGGACCGGCTCGGCGCCGCGGAGTGA
- the rsmA gene encoding 16S rRNA (adenine(1518)-N(6)/adenine(1519)-N(6))-dimethyltransferase RsmA produces the protein MSGIDGLPPLREVIATHELSAKKSLGQNFLLDLNLTAKIARQAGDLSGMDVLEVGPGPGGLTRGLLAEGARKVLAIEKDTRCLPALAEIAEAYPGRLEVISGDALQVDPLAHLTPPIAICANLPYNVGTELLVRWLTPEAWPPFWTTLTLMFQREVAERIVAQPGSKAYGRLAVLAQWRAEARIVLSLPPSAFTPPPKISSAVVHLRALPEPRFPAERAVLERVVAAAFNQRRKMLRAALKGLAPDIEDRLEAAGIAPTERAEQVSLEQFCALARALA, from the coding sequence ATGAGCGGGATCGACGGGCTGCCGCCGCTGCGCGAAGTGATCGCGACGCATGAGCTCTCGGCGAAGAAATCGCTGGGGCAGAACTTTCTGCTGGATCTGAACCTGACCGCCAAGATCGCGCGGCAGGCGGGCGATCTCTCGGGCATGGATGTGCTGGAGGTCGGCCCCGGCCCCGGCGGGCTGACCCGGGGGCTTCTGGCCGAGGGCGCGCGCAAGGTGCTGGCCATCGAGAAGGACACGCGCTGCCTGCCCGCACTGGCCGAGATCGCCGAAGCCTATCCCGGGCGGCTGGAGGTGATCTCGGGCGATGCGTTGCAGGTCGATCCGCTGGCGCATCTGACCCCGCCTATCGCGATCTGTGCCAACCTGCCCTACAATGTCGGCACCGAGCTTCTGGTGCGCTGGCTGACGCCGGAGGCCTGGCCGCCGTTCTGGACCACGCTGACGCTGATGTTCCAGCGCGAGGTGGCCGAGCGCATCGTGGCGCAGCCGGGCAGCAAGGCGTATGGGCGTCTCGCGGTGCTGGCGCAGTGGCGCGCCGAGGCGCGGATCGTGCTGAGCCTGCCGCCCTCGGCTTTTACCCCACCCCCCAAGATTTCGTCCGCCGTGGTGCATCTGCGCGCCCTGCCCGAGCCGCGTTTTCCCGCCGAGCGCGCGGTGCTGGAGCGCGTGGTCGCCGCCGCCTTCAACCAGCGCCGCAAGATGCTGCGCGCCGCGCTGAAGGGGCTGGCGCCGGATATCGAGGACCGGCTGGAGGCGGCAGGCATCGCGCCGACGGAACGGGCCGAGCAGGTCTCGCTGGAGCAGTTCTGCGCGCTGGCCCGGGCGCTGGCCTGA
- the pdxA gene encoding 4-hydroxythreonine-4-phosphate dehydrogenase PdxA gives MSAAPAPVAMSCGEPSGIGPELAESAWEILGAALPFVWIGEPAHLPGRVPHVLVSSPEEAAQAAEEALPVLPLALPGPREPGTPQPAQAAGVIEAIAHGVALVQEGACSALCTLPISKQALAEGAGFAYPGHTEYLAALAGADEVVMMLASDELRVVPATIHIALSEVPRALTAELLEKRLRITHAALIAQFGIAAPRIAVAGLNPHAGEGGRMGREEIELIVPVLDRLRGEGMDLAGPLPADTMFHAEARAGYDAAVCMYHDQALIPIKTLGFDKGVNVTLGLPFIRTSPDHGTAFGIAGKGIANPSSTVAALTLAWRMAGGTV, from the coding sequence ATGAGCGCCGCCCCCGCACCCGTCGCTATGAGCTGCGGGGAACCGTCAGGGATCGGCCCGGAACTGGCGGAAAGCGCCTGGGAGATCCTCGGCGCGGCGCTGCCTTTCGTCTGGATCGGAGAGCCCGCGCATCTGCCGGGCCGCGTGCCGCATGTGCTGGTGAGCAGCCCCGAGGAGGCGGCGCAAGCGGCCGAGGAGGCGCTGCCGGTGCTGCCGCTCGCCCTGCCCGGCCCGCGCGAGCCCGGCACGCCGCAACCCGCACAGGCCGCCGGAGTGATCGAGGCCATCGCGCACGGCGTGGCGCTGGTGCAGGAGGGCGCCTGTTCGGCGCTCTGTACCCTGCCGATTTCGAAACAGGCGCTGGCCGAGGGTGCGGGCTTTGCCTATCCCGGCCATACGGAATATCTCGCGGCCCTCGCCGGCGCTGACGAGGTGGTGATGATGCTCGCCTCCGACGAGCTGCGCGTCGTGCCCGCCACCATCCATATCGCGCTCTCCGAAGTGCCGCGCGCGCTGACCGCCGAGCTTCTGGAAAAGCGCCTGCGCATCACCCATGCGGCGCTCATCGCGCAGTTCGGCATCGCCGCGCCGCGCATCGCCGTGGCCGGGCTCAACCCGCATGCGGGCGAAGGCGGGCGCATGGGCCGCGAGGAGATCGAGCTGATCGTGCCGGTGCTCGACCGGCTGCGTGGCGAGGGCATGGATCTGGCAGGCCCGCTGCCCGCCGATACGATGTTTCATGCGGAGGCGCGGGCGGGCTATGACGCGGCGGTCTGCATGTATCACGACCAGGCGCTGATCCCGATCAAGACGCTGGGCTTCGACAAGGGCGTGAACGTGACGCTGGGCCTGCCCTTCATCCGCACCTCGCCCGATCACGGCACCGCCTTCGGCATCGCCGGAAAGGGCATCGCCAACCCTTCCTCGACGGTGGCGGCGCTGACGCTCGCCTGGCGCATGGCCGGTGGGACGGTTTGA
- a CDS encoding LPS-assembly protein LptD, translating into MIRLARPLCLAALLALSAPLPVLAQTTTIAADAQDESTEPALLIADSVFVEDGTRLVASGNVEALHDGMRMTATRILFDQENGTLTIEGPIRITDEAGNLLLADAAEMEEGLRNGLLKGARMVMDDQLQLAAVEAQRVEGRYTQLSRVAVTSCQVCGRNQVPLWQIRANRVIHDQDERQLYFEGAQFRLLDVPIFWLPHMRLPDPSLKRARGFLTPTIRSTTLLGTGLRVPYFIPLGDHQDITLTPYVSSETRTLEARYRRAFANGTIEVNGAVTKDTLRPDDTRGYLFIEGDFDLRDDFKLEFDIQSVSDDAYFNEYDYGPSERLESALTVSRARRDEYIQGDLLYYETLRAAEENDTQPSTMINAMYERRFFPTRMGGELRLGAMVHSHYRRSDLDIDSNDDDSVVDGRDMARLSAEASWQRRWTLAGGIRAGVSGYLWADRYAVRDDAASDSEASQFTPGAALELRWPLIRRGAYGERTLLEPVLQYGWVGGERPDIPNDESTRVEFDEANLLSLSRFPADDRHERGRLLAAGLRWLHEAPAGWTAALTLGRVWRDRVDDDFSRSSGLEGEASDWLIAGGFTNPLGLRISARGLLDESAEFSKAEARASWANARMDLGATYVMMVQDADEDRDEGQAEWGFDGSYRINRHWTGSAEWRYDLADQRLDRTGLGLQYRNECVQVDFSVMRKFASSTNLEPSTDFGLTVALTGFGTTGSAKEYRRTCN; encoded by the coding sequence ATGATCCGCCTCGCCCGCCCGCTCTGCCTCGCCGCCCTGCTCGCGCTTTCGGCGCCGCTGCCGGTGCTCGCACAGACCACCACCATCGCCGCCGATGCGCAGGACGAAAGCACCGAGCCCGCGCTGCTCATCGCGGATTCGGTCTTTGTCGAGGACGGCACGCGGCTCGTCGCCTCCGGCAATGTCGAGGCGCTGCATGACGGCATGCGGATGACCGCCACGCGCATCCTCTTCGATCAGGAGAACGGCACGCTGACCATCGAGGGGCCGATCCGGATCACCGACGAGGCCGGCAACCTGCTGCTCGCCGATGCCGCCGAGATGGAGGAAGGCCTGCGCAACGGGCTGCTGAAGGGCGCCCGCATGGTGATGGACGACCAGCTGCAACTGGCGGCGGTCGAGGCGCAGCGGGTCGAGGGTCGCTATACCCAGCTTTCGCGCGTCGCGGTGACCTCCTGCCAGGTCTGCGGCCGCAATCAGGTGCCGCTCTGGCAGATCCGCGCCAACCGGGTGATCCACGATCAGGACGAGCGCCAGCTCTATTTCGAGGGCGCGCAGTTCCGCCTGCTCGACGTGCCGATCTTCTGGCTGCCGCATATGCGCCTGCCCGACCCGTCGCTGAAGCGCGCACGCGGCTTCCTGACGCCGACGATCCGCAGCACCACGCTGCTCGGCACCGGGTTGCGCGTGCCCTATTTCATTCCGCTCGGCGATCATCAGGACATCACCCTGACGCCCTATGTCTCCTCGGAAACCCGCACGCTGGAGGCACGTTACCGCCGCGCCTTTGCCAATGGCACGATCGAGGTGAACGGCGCGGTGACCAAGGACACGCTGCGGCCTGACGATACCCGCGGCTATCTCTTCATCGAGGGCGACTTCGATCTGCGCGACGATTTCAAGCTCGAATTCGATATCCAGAGCGTTTCGGACGACGCCTATTTCAACGAATACGATTACGGCCCCAGCGAACGGCTGGAAAGCGCGCTGACCGTGAGCCGCGCCCGCAGGGACGAATATATCCAGGGCGATCTGCTTTATTACGAGACGCTGCGCGCCGCCGAGGAAAACGACACCCAGCCCTCCACCATGATCAACGCGATGTACGAGCGGCGGTTCTTCCCCACGCGCATGGGCGGCGAGCTGCGGCTCGGGGCGATGGTGCATTCGCATTACCGGCGCTCGGATCTGGATATCGACAGCAATGACGACGACAGCGTCGTCGACGGGCGCGACATGGCGCGGCTCTCGGCCGAGGCGAGCTGGCAACGGCGCTGGACGCTGGCGGGAGGCATCCGTGCCGGTGTCTCGGGGTATCTCTGGGCCGACCGCTACGCGGTGCGCGACGACGCCGCCTCCGACAGCGAGGCCTCGCAGTTCACCCCCGGCGCGGCGCTGGAGCTGCGCTGGCCGCTGATCCGGCGCGGCGCTTATGGCGAGCGCACCCTGCTGGAGCCGGTGCTGCAATATGGCTGGGTCGGCGGCGAACGCCCGGACATCCCCAACGACGAAAGCACCCGGGTCGAGTTCGACGAGGCCAACCTGCTGTCGCTGTCGCGCTTCCCCGCCGACGACCGGCACGAGCGCGGCCGGCTACTCGCCGCCGGGCTGCGCTGGCTGCACGAGGCGCCGGCGGGCTGGACCGCCGCGCTGACCCTCGGCCGGGTCTGGCGCGACCGGGTGGACGATGATTTCAGCCGCTCTTCGGGCCTCGAGGGCGAGGCCTCGGACTGGTTGATCGCCGGCGGCTTCACCAACCCGCTGGGTCTGCGCATCTCGGCGCGCGGGCTGCTCGACGAAAGCGCCGAGTTCAGCAAGGCCGAGGCCCGCGCCAGCTGGGCGAATGCGCGCATGGATCTGGGCGCCACCTATGTGATGATGGTGCAGGATGCCGACGAGGACCGCGACGAGGGGCAGGCCGAATGGGGCTTTGACGGCTCCTACCGGATCAACCGCCACTGGACCGGTTCGGCGGAGTGGCGCTATGACCTTGCCGACCAGCGGCTTGACCGCACCGGGCTGGGGCTGCAATACCGCAATGAATGCGTTCAGGTGGATTTCTCGGTGATGCGCAAATTTGCCTCCTCGACCAACCTCGAACCGTCCACAGATTTCGGCCTGACAGTGGCGCTGACAGGCTTTGGCACCACAGGCAGCGCCAAGGAGTACCGACGCACATGCAACTGA
- the speB gene encoding agmatinase gives MALEDAKTQIDHAFTREDLKGPSFENVFGGATSFLRRKYTKDLRGVDIAVTGVPFDQAVTNRTGTRLGPRAIREASALQPCDAPYGWGYDVLSEFAIADYGDLAFDYANVSAFPETLEKHISGILEQGAATVTLGGDHSITLPILKAHAEKYGPLSVIQFDAHTDTWADDDFSRIDHGTFMYKAVKLGYVDPARSVQIGIRTDNPDTMGFHILDAREVHREGPETVAARIHDIVERHPVYLTFDIDALDPAFAPGTGTPVWGGLSSHQAAVMLRGLAGINLKGGDVVEVSPPFDTTGATAIAAAHVATELLCLWGWTRRKG, from the coding sequence ATGGCACTGGAAGACGCAAAAACCCAGATTGACCACGCTTTCACCCGCGAGGACCTGAAGGGGCCGAGCTTTGAGAACGTGTTCGGCGGCGCCACCTCCTTCCTGCGGCGCAAATACACCAAGGATCTGCGCGGGGTGGATATCGCCGTGACCGGCGTGCCCTTCGACCAGGCGGTGACCAATCGCACGGGCACGCGGCTCGGGCCGCGCGCGATCCGCGAGGCGAGCGCGCTGCAACCCTGCGACGCGCCCTATGGCTGGGGCTACGATGTGCTGAGCGAATTCGCTATCGCCGATTACGGCGATCTGGCCTTTGACTATGCCAATGTTTCGGCCTTTCCCGAAACGCTGGAAAAACATATTTCGGGAATCCTCGAACAAGGCGCCGCGACGGTGACGCTGGGCGGCGATCACTCGATCACCCTGCCGATTCTCAAGGCCCATGCGGAGAAATACGGGCCCCTGAGCGTGATCCAGTTCGATGCCCATACCGACACCTGGGCCGATGACGATTTCAGCCGCATCGACCACGGCACCTTCATGTATAAGGCGGTGAAGCTCGGTTATGTGGACCCGGCGCGCTCGGTGCAGATCGGCATCCGCACCGACAATCCCGACACGATGGGATTTCACATCCTCGACGCCCGCGAGGTGCATCGCGAGGGGCCCGAGACCGTCGCCGCCCGCATCCACGACATCGTCGAGCGTCACCCGGTCTATCTTACATTCGACATCGACGCGCTCGACCCGGCTTTCGCGCCGGGCACCGGCACGCCGGTCTGGGGCGGGCTCAGCAGCCATCAGGCGGCGGTGATGCTGCGCGGGCTTGCCGGGATCAACCTCAAGGGCGGCGACGTGGTCGAGGTCTCGCCGCCCTTCGACACCACCGGTGCCACCGCCATCGCGGCGGCGCATGTGGCGACCGAGCTGCTTTGCCTCTGGGGCTGGACGCGACGTAAAGGTTGA